In Porphyromonas cangingivalis, a genomic segment contains:
- a CDS encoding tetratricopeptide repeat protein — protein MGCALMACPLLGSAQEAKETEYEVEVVRGYEALDKEQVDSAFVYFSRALALMPKAPTNYMLRSNLAEIHLARRDTTLALKEMHEAISLQPDLIALRERRAEILGKLGRYDEALFDYDRIVEINPKRELSLFNRALLKTDMKLYDAAIKDLETIIEANEKAYLPRIALASAELKKGNPEKAERIYHFLISSFPKIPVAYRERARLYIAQDRKALALKDVREVMKYPERVTYEDYLLRGRIWTMYGEGKEARLDFDKARQMGASEEEVRQARKLK, from the coding sequence ATGGGATGTGCCCTGATGGCTTGCCCCCTCTTGGGGTCGGCGCAGGAAGCCAAGGAGACAGAGTATGAGGTAGAAGTGGTGCGTGGCTATGAGGCTTTGGATAAGGAGCAGGTGGACAGTGCCTTTGTGTACTTCTCTCGTGCGCTTGCCTTGATGCCCAAGGCTCCGACCAACTACATGCTCCGTAGCAACCTTGCCGAGATACACCTCGCTCGTCGTGATACGACCCTTGCACTCAAGGAGATGCACGAGGCAATCTCTTTACAGCCCGACCTCATCGCTCTGAGGGAGCGTAGAGCGGAGATCTTGGGCAAGTTGGGGCGTTATGACGAAGCCCTCTTCGACTATGATCGTATCGTGGAGATCAACCCCAAGCGAGAGCTGTCGCTCTTCAACCGAGCCTTGCTCAAGACCGATATGAAGCTCTATGATGCTGCCATCAAGGATCTTGAGACGATCATAGAGGCGAATGAGAAGGCCTATCTCCCTCGCATTGCCCTTGCTTCGGCCGAGCTGAAGAAGGGCAATCCCGAGAAGGCGGAGAGGATCTACCACTTCCTCATCTCCTCTTTCCCGAAGATCCCCGTGGCCTACCGTGAGCGTGCACGACTTTATATTGCTCAGGATCGCAAGGCTCTTGCGCTGAAGGATGTGCGTGAGGTGATGAAGTACCCTGAGCGTGTCACGTATGAGGATTATCTCCTGCGTGGACGGATATGGACGATGTATGGGGAGGGGAAGGAGGCTCGTCTCGACTTCGACAAGGCCCGACAGATGGGGGCTTCGGAGGAGGAGGTCAGGCAGGCTCGAAAGTTGAAATGA
- a CDS encoding DUF2795 domain-containing protein, with product MYWTLELASKLDDAPWPASKDELIDYAQRSGAPLEVIENLQEIEDEGEIYDSIEDIWPDYPSKEDFFFNEEEY from the coding sequence ATGTACTGGACATTAGAACTCGCTTCAAAACTCGACGATGCACCATGGCCTGCGAGCAAGGACGAACTCATCGACTATGCTCAACGCTCGGGCGCACCCCTTGAAGTCATCGAAAATCTCCAAGAGATCGAAGATGAGGGCGAAATATATGACTCCATCGAAGACATCTGGCCGGACTACCCAAGCAAGGAGGATTTCTTCTTCAACGAGGAGGAGTATTGA
- a CDS encoding cob(I)yrinic acid a,c-diamide adenosyltransferase: MEKKSKLYTKTGDKGKTSLVGGQRVPKSCNRLESYGTVDELNSFIGLLMAYLPKEDRNQETLKFIQHKLFTVGAYLATDNSQPMDFEVPSGITAETIKRIEGEIDRLDAAVPPMKLFILPSGGKATSAAHICRVVARRAERCIYRVVDEGAEVEDGVLKFVNRLSDYFFILARNLARMESGEEITWDQTCQ, encoded by the coding sequence ATGGAAAAGAAAAGTAAACTATACACCAAGACCGGCGACAAAGGCAAGACCTCTCTCGTCGGTGGGCAACGAGTCCCGAAGTCTTGTAACCGTCTCGAAAGTTATGGCACGGTGGACGAGCTCAACTCCTTCATCGGTCTCCTCATGGCTTACTTGCCCAAGGAGGATCGAAATCAGGAGACCTTGAAGTTCATCCAACATAAACTCTTTACCGTCGGAGCCTATCTCGCCACCGATAATTCGCAGCCCATGGACTTCGAAGTCCCCAGTGGCATCACTGCAGAGACGATCAAACGTATCGAAGGTGAGATCGACCGTCTCGATGCCGCTGTGCCTCCCATGAAGCTCTTCATCCTCCCATCGGGAGGGAAGGCTACAAGCGCAGCACACATCTGTCGTGTCGTTGCTCGCCGGGCAGAGCGATGTATCTACCGTGTGGTGGACGAAGGTGCTGAGGTCGAGGATGGTGTGTTGAAGTTTGTTAATCGTCTTTCGGATTACTTCTTCATCCTCGCACGAAATCTTGCCCGAATGGAGTCAGGCGAAGAAATTACGTGGGATCAGACTTGTCAGTGA
- the prmA gene encoding 50S ribosomal protein L11 methyltransferase, with protein MKYLECSFRFPYDAEGQEHEVRHDVLSYYLGELGFDSFESKADELLAYIPREAYDESVLRTMLDNAYDGDDRPAFVVKEMEDKNWNEEWERNYFRPLCIDDVTIRATFHTDKVTTPMEIIIDPKMAFGTGNHATTASMLRLIKTVSPKGMSVIDMGCGSGILGIYAMKLGAKECFAIDFDEWSVRNAIDNAGLNSVTLDVRHGDATVLADCPVVDLFVANINRNIILADLSTYLKHLKPEGTLLLSGFYIDDVPMIDDALSEHGRKIVTVLEDNRWVGLLCR; from the coding sequence ATGAAATACTTAGAGTGTTCATTTAGATTTCCTTATGATGCCGAGGGACAAGAGCATGAGGTGAGGCATGATGTCCTCTCTTACTATCTCGGCGAACTGGGGTTCGACAGCTTTGAATCGAAGGCTGACGAGCTCCTCGCTTATATCCCTCGGGAGGCCTATGATGAGAGTGTGCTCCGTACGATGCTTGACAATGCCTATGACGGAGATGATCGCCCCGCCTTCGTTGTCAAGGAAATGGAAGATAAGAACTGGAACGAGGAGTGGGAGCGCAACTACTTCCGTCCCCTTTGTATCGATGATGTCACGATACGTGCTACATTCCATACCGACAAAGTGACTACTCCGATGGAGATCATCATAGATCCTAAGATGGCATTCGGCACGGGCAATCATGCCACCACGGCATCGATGTTGCGCTTGATCAAGACAGTCTCTCCCAAGGGAATGTCCGTGATCGATATGGGCTGTGGCAGTGGCATCCTCGGTATCTATGCGATGAAGTTGGGGGCAAAGGAGTGCTTCGCCATCGATTTCGATGAGTGGTCGGTACGCAACGCCATCGACAATGCCGGGCTCAACTCCGTCACCCTCGATGTCCGTCACGGCGATGCCACGGTGCTGGCAGACTGTCCTGTCGTGGATCTTTTCGTCGCAAATATCAACCGTAACATTATCCTGGCGGACTTGTCCACATACCTCAAGCATCTCAAGCCGGAGGGGACTCTCCTCCTCAGTGGCTTCTATATCGACGATGTGCCTATGATCGATGATGCGCTCTCTGAGCATGGGCGAAAGATCGTCACAGTCTTGGAGGACAACCGTTGGGTCGGCTTGCTGTGCCGATAA
- a CDS encoding alpha/beta hydrolase family protein has product MKTLLLSAALLFTVCSMRAQEIAGSWKGTLDVMGNKLEIIFKFSTEDGKPVAKMDVPAQSAKDVPMTVRHISADSVSIAIPMLTIEYTGKRSGEIIKGTFKQSGMVFPLDLTKGKAEEVKRPQTPKPPFRYETKEVTFTNPKAGATLCGTLSFPLNHDPKSPPSVVIFVTGSGAQDRDETIFEHKPFAVIANHLARHGIASLRYDDRGTGASTGRFEGATTADFAQDAEAGIEYLRAHEGFDKVGILGHSEGGSVAFMLGHKGVADFVIALAAPGVAGEEILRDQMITQSKKMGATEISEEFILNELNKLKASPWMSFFMTYDPSEDIRGTKVSTMAINGSLDTQVRASLNLTKIRNFLPSHPKNLIKEYPDLNHLFQHASTGHVEEYHKIEETISPEVLTDIVAWIKGL; this is encoded by the coding sequence ATGAAGACACTTCTACTATCAGCCGCTCTCCTGTTTACGGTATGCAGTATGCGAGCACAAGAGATCGCCGGGAGCTGGAAAGGCACACTGGATGTCATGGGCAACAAACTCGAAATCATCTTCAAGTTCTCAACCGAAGATGGTAAACCCGTGGCCAAGATGGATGTACCTGCCCAATCTGCAAAAGATGTCCCCATGACTGTCAGACACATCAGCGCAGACTCCGTAAGCATTGCCATCCCGATGCTGACCATCGAGTACACAGGCAAACGTTCGGGCGAAATCATCAAAGGGACATTCAAACAAAGCGGGATGGTCTTCCCCCTCGATCTGACCAAGGGTAAAGCCGAAGAGGTCAAGAGACCTCAGACCCCCAAGCCGCCCTTTCGCTACGAGACAAAAGAAGTAACATTTACCAATCCTAAAGCGGGTGCCACACTATGCGGCACCCTCTCTTTTCCCCTTAACCATGACCCTAAGTCCCCTCCATCTGTCGTTATCTTCGTCACCGGGAGCGGTGCACAGGATAGGGACGAGACGATATTCGAGCACAAGCCCTTTGCCGTCATCGCCAACCACCTCGCACGCCATGGGATAGCCTCTCTTCGCTATGACGACAGAGGCACAGGCGCATCCACGGGAAGATTTGAGGGAGCGACGACAGCCGACTTTGCACAAGATGCAGAAGCAGGCATCGAATATCTAAGGGCGCACGAAGGGTTCGACAAAGTAGGTATCCTCGGACACAGCGAAGGTGGAAGTGTGGCATTCATGCTGGGTCACAAAGGTGTCGCAGATTTCGTCATCGCCTTGGCAGCACCGGGCGTTGCGGGCGAAGAGATACTTCGAGATCAGATGATCACTCAATCAAAAAAGATGGGAGCTACTGAGATATCGGAAGAGTTCATCCTCAACGAGCTCAACAAACTCAAAGCCTCTCCATGGATGTCGTTCTTCATGACCTATGACCCAAGCGAGGACATCCGGGGCACAAAGGTCTCCACGATGGCGATCAACGGTAGTCTCGACACACAAGTCAGAGCCTCACTCAACCTCACCAAAATTCGCAACTTCTTACCCTCCCACCCCAAGAACCTCATCAAAGAATATCCCGATCTCAATCACCTCTTCCAGCACGCCTCCACCGGCCATGTCGAAGAGTACCATAAGATAGAAGAGACCATCTCCCCCGAAGTCCTCACCGACATCGTCGCGTGGATCAAAGGACTGTGA
- a CDS encoding GLPGLI family protein, protein MTFRAEGQNIKVTSDEKGIDTDTIPKTVLDYPQYRVYYDYVCVLRPDAKPLMGRKGITVLFVGKVYNMFRDYNGFRGDSILDVGAKEKWPSNKALNMALSVGPETTYDVVIFDRKNKKYSISIRVPFANRYIYEEPANDMRWKLVPGDTIISNYKCKKATLTYRGRSYVAWYTEEIDMPYGPYKFNGLPGLLMRLRDDQKHHTFTFSGITKSRSTDLIYTSPRAFGGKREWIRQAVKNSCEDPTKAIMASGRMTLTEEQKKNNNKLPYNPIELE, encoded by the coding sequence GTGACTTTTCGAGCAGAAGGACAGAATATTAAGGTTACTTCCGATGAAAAAGGAATAGATACAGATACCATACCTAAAACGGTATTGGACTACCCGCAGTATCGTGTATATTATGACTATGTCTGTGTGCTTCGTCCTGATGCAAAACCACTGATGGGTCGTAAGGGGATTACGGTCCTTTTCGTAGGAAAGGTGTACAATATGTTTAGGGACTATAATGGCTTCAGGGGGGATTCGATCCTTGACGTGGGAGCAAAGGAAAAATGGCCCTCAAACAAAGCCCTTAATATGGCTCTGAGCGTCGGACCTGAAACTACATACGATGTCGTCATCTTTGATCGAAAGAACAAGAAATACAGTATAAGCATTCGTGTCCCTTTTGCTAATCGATACATCTATGAAGAGCCTGCCAATGACATGAGATGGAAGCTTGTCCCGGGAGATACGATCATATCGAACTACAAGTGCAAGAAGGCAACTCTTACCTACCGTGGACGATCGTATGTGGCATGGTACACCGAAGAGATCGATATGCCGTATGGGCCGTACAAGTTCAACGGACTTCCCGGACTCTTGATGAGATTGAGAGACGATCAAAAGCACCATACCTTTACCTTCAGTGGGATTACAAAATCAAGATCCACGGACTTGATATACACCAGCCCGAGAGCTTTTGGCGGTAAGCGTGAATGGATAAGGCAAGCCGTAAAGAATAGTTGTGAAGACCCTACAAAGGCCATCATGGCAAGTGGTCGGATGACTCTGACCGAAGAGCAGAAAAAGAATAACAATAAACTCCCCTACAACCCCATAGAGCTTGAGTAA
- a CDS encoding GLPGLI family protein, which yields MKKYKVAFKALSVLLLIMGSELQAQNIKIQSDQAGFSSDTIAKMLLDLPQYRIYYEYLHVQNPKAKPLMGRKGITLLLLGKERYNMHKDYTIFRSDSILDVGAKQNWPSGKALNMGLSMNREAISRDVVLTDRKQREFIMEVSVPLVARYTYKESAKDLKWQLVPGDSVVSGYKCKKATTTYRGRSYVAWYTEEIDMPYGPYKFIGLPGLVMKVGDTQRHHTFTFVGMTKATLTDLIYSNPRAFGGKREWIRKGIWNFHNEPAKALEGDGRSQLTPEEKKDLKKTPYNPIELE from the coding sequence ATGAAGAAATATAAGGTCGCATTCAAGGCTTTGTCGGTGCTCCTCCTTATCATGGGAAGCGAACTGCAAGCTCAAAACATCAAAATACAGTCTGATCAAGCGGGATTTAGTTCAGATACAATTGCTAAGATGCTACTTGACCTCCCTCAATATCGGATATATTATGAGTATCTCCATGTGCAGAATCCTAAAGCTAAGCCATTGATGGGTCGAAAGGGTATTACACTCCTTCTTCTCGGAAAAGAGAGATACAATATGCACAAGGATTACACCATATTTAGGAGCGACTCTATATTGGATGTTGGCGCAAAGCAGAATTGGCCTTCCGGTAAAGCTCTCAATATGGGGTTATCTATGAATAGAGAAGCTATAAGTCGGGATGTTGTCCTCACAGATCGTAAGCAAAGAGAGTTTATCATGGAGGTGTCAGTGCCTTTGGTGGCAAGATATACATACAAAGAATCGGCGAAAGACCTAAAGTGGCAACTCGTACCCGGAGACTCTGTCGTGTCGGGCTATAAGTGTAAAAAGGCGACAACAACCTATCGAGGACGTTCGTATGTGGCATGGTATACCGAAGAGATCGATATGCCTTATGGCCCTTATAAGTTCATCGGACTTCCCGGGCTTGTGATGAAGGTGGGAGACACACAAAGACATCATACTTTTACATTCGTGGGGATGACAAAGGCGACACTCACAGACCTCATATACAGTAATCCTCGTGCCTTCGGAGGCAAACGTGAATGGATAAGAAAAGGGATATGGAACTTTCACAACGAACCTGCAAAGGCATTGGAGGGGGATGGTCGATCTCAACTCACTCCCGAAGAAAAGAAAGACCTCAAGAAAACACCCTACAACCCCATAGAGTTGGAGTAA
- a CDS encoding GLPGLI family protein: MTHISKILLLIVLPFLPEIHLQAQTIRVESKDGTFRSDTVAKQVLDYPLYRVYYDYVCVVQPDATPLMGREGMTVLLIGKQYNMFRDYMSLRKDSIFDLSAKEKWPSGEALNMTLNLGAKTMPGVVVFDRKAKTYSMNLRLPLNGEYIYEEAAGDMAWTLVPGDTIISGFNCKKATLAYRGRSYVAWYTEEIDMPYGPYKFNGLPGLIMRIRDTQKHHTFTFVGMTKTAPTDLIYTNPRAFGCKREWIRKSIRNYYDDPVKGLEASGRVVITAEDRKDIKRLPYNPIELE; this comes from the coding sequence ATGACACATATATCAAAAATCTTGTTGCTTATTGTACTCCCTTTTTTGCCGGAAATTCATCTCCAAGCGCAGACCATCAGAGTGGAGTCCAAAGATGGGACATTTAGATCCGATACTGTCGCAAAGCAGGTATTGGACTATCCCCTGTATCGGGTGTATTATGACTATGTCTGTGTCGTTCAGCCCGATGCAACCCCTTTGATGGGGCGTGAAGGTATGACTGTCCTTTTGATCGGAAAGCAGTATAATATGTTTCGGGACTATATGAGTCTCAGGAAAGACTCCATCTTTGATCTGAGTGCGAAGGAAAAGTGGCCTTCGGGAGAAGCCCTCAACATGACTCTGAATCTCGGTGCCAAGACGATGCCCGGTGTGGTCGTCTTCGATCGAAAGGCTAAGACATACAGCATGAATTTGCGTCTCCCTTTGAATGGTGAATATATCTACGAAGAGGCGGCAGGTGATATGGCATGGACACTTGTTCCCGGAGATACGATCATCTCCGGCTTCAACTGCAAGAAGGCTACTCTTGCCTACCGTGGACGATCTTATGTGGCATGGTACACCGAAGAGATCGATATGCCGTATGGACCGTATAAGTTCAACGGACTTCCCGGGCTGATAATGAGGATAAGGGATACCCAAAAGCATCACACCTTTACATTCGTGGGTATGACAAAGACGGCTCCCACAGACTTGATATACACCAATCCGAGAGCCTTTGGCTGTAAGCGTGAATGGATAAGAAAAAGTATCCGAAACTATTACGATGACCCTGTCAAGGGCTTGGAGGCTTCGGGGCGAGTCGTGATTACTGCCGAGGATAGAAAGGACATCAAGAGGTTGCCCTACAACCCCATAGAGTTGGAATGA
- a CDS encoding GLPGLI family protein yields MKTMRILLLACALSSLFVSRTYAQYPRIMDPSTVNQIPNDTVKKEIFDHTLWRIYYDYDLVINPRRPTDTKVSTIGLLTVGRQANTFRDYYEYRVDSMSDVNAKAGVLLSEYINVLLKEGHRAKFDHIVLYDRRTKSWVEQESVPFEMRSRYSEASLPMQWTIIEGDTVIAGYKCHGATTSYRGRDYVAWYTEEIGMPYGPYKFYGLPGLVMKVSDSMGHHIFTFRGMEQVKDYEPVYLSSSNLVLRERDTHRKILRNARENLGKVVSESGRVQASEEDKAKNTKGKRPYNPIELE; encoded by the coding sequence ATGAAGACTATGAGAATACTCCTTTTGGCCTGTGCGCTTTCGTCACTATTCGTGAGCCGGACCTATGCGCAATATCCCAGGATAATGGATCCTTCTACCGTCAATCAGATCCCCAATGACACGGTCAAAAAAGAGATATTCGACCACACTTTGTGGCGTATTTATTACGATTATGACCTCGTGATCAACCCTCGGAGACCCACTGACACGAAGGTCAGCACCATCGGGCTGTTGACGGTCGGCAGACAAGCAAACACGTTCAGAGACTATTATGAATATCGTGTGGACTCGATGTCGGATGTAAATGCCAAGGCAGGAGTCCTTCTCTCCGAGTATATCAACGTCCTTCTGAAAGAGGGGCATAGAGCAAAGTTCGATCACATTGTGCTGTATGATCGTCGCACGAAGTCTTGGGTGGAGCAGGAGTCTGTGCCTTTCGAGATGCGTAGTCGATACAGTGAGGCTTCGCTCCCGATGCAGTGGACGATCATCGAGGGAGACACGGTGATCGCAGGATACAAGTGTCATGGAGCGACGACAAGTTACCGAGGCAGAGACTATGTCGCATGGTATACCGAGGAGATCGGGATGCCTTACGGACCATATAAGTTTTATGGCTTGCCGGGGCTTGTGATGAAGGTCTCGGACAGCATGGGACACCACATATTTACATTCAGAGGCATGGAGCAGGTGAAGGACTATGAGCCTGTCTACCTATCCTCTTCCAACCTCGTCTTGAGAGAAAGGGACACGCACCGAAAGATCCTCCGAAATGCACGAGAAAATCTGGGTAAGGTCGTCTCCGAGTCCGGGAGGGTACAAGCCTCCGAAGAGGATAAGGCAAAGAACACCAAAGGTAAGAGACCTTATAACCCCATAGAGTTGGAATGA
- a CDS encoding RelA/SpoT family protein: MRIKEKINLSAWVDLVKHLYRSDHGLSEEQRLMVSRVMRKAITEGVYDEDSYGIHGIIRTLLSAIALVDEIGLKQSAVIVVLIYRAVLKGKYSVEEAKADFGADVADLLSSLLRLSELYNRNAVVTSENFSHFLLSFAVDVRVILILIGDRLVQMRLANVYFSEKDQRTLAMEVSFLYAPLAHRMGLYTIKSEMEDLCLKYTDRTTYSFIKRKLNETKASRDAYIDAFITPLKKRLTAEGLRFDIKGRTKSISSIRNKLKKQNIEFEAIYDLFAIRIIIDAPEARERSQCWQAYSVVTDMYRPNPNRLKDWISIPKSNGYESLHITVMGPENKWVEVQIRTRRMDEVAEKGLAAHWRYKGIKPDAGVDDFLTSVRRVLESKETNAEEAIKDFKMDLYDKEIYVFTPKGDLIKLPQGATVLDFAFAIHSKIGSRCVSGKVNDRNVSIRHTLQNGDSVSIITSNTQSPKPDWLQFVTTSKARVKIKQLLREQSAKALKDAKEEVQRRIKNRKMEYDEATFVKLIKKKGFKVITDFFLSLSEGKLDINTVLDDYKIALEERNKVVEPTERERADSFVMHAPTDKESSSQSDVLLIDKNLSGIEYKLAKCCNPIFGDEVFAFTSQNGIRIHRMDCPNAPDLFERYGYRILQAKWTGQSKGGYEVRLRIVGHDDISIVSNITSQITKEDAVTLRSFKIDSTDGLFSSYFTVYVNNLSALTALIKRLRTVKGVKQVERIDGA, encoded by the coding sequence ATGAGGATAAAGGAGAAGATCAACTTGTCGGCATGGGTCGACCTCGTCAAGCACTTGTACCGCTCGGATCATGGGCTCTCGGAGGAGCAGAGACTCATGGTCTCTCGTGTCATGCGGAAGGCAATCACGGAGGGGGTGTATGATGAGGACAGCTATGGCATCCATGGTATCATCCGTACGCTGTTGTCGGCAATTGCGCTCGTGGATGAGATCGGGCTCAAGCAATCGGCGGTCATCGTCGTGCTGATATACAGAGCCGTGCTCAAAGGCAAATACTCGGTCGAGGAGGCCAAGGCAGACTTCGGTGCGGATGTGGCGGATCTCCTCTCGTCTCTCCTCCGTCTGTCGGAGCTGTACAACCGCAATGCCGTCGTGACGAGCGAAAACTTCAGCCACTTCCTCCTCTCCTTTGCCGTCGATGTGCGGGTCATACTCATCCTCATCGGTGACCGTCTTGTGCAGATGAGGCTGGCGAATGTGTACTTCTCCGAGAAGGATCAACGTACTCTGGCGATGGAGGTCTCGTTTCTCTATGCCCCTCTGGCTCACCGCATGGGTCTGTACACGATCAAGAGTGAGATGGAGGACTTGTGTCTCAAGTACACGGACAGGACGACTTACAGCTTCATCAAGCGCAAACTCAACGAGACGAAGGCTTCGCGTGATGCTTATATAGATGCCTTCATCACACCGCTCAAGAAGCGGTTGACGGCAGAGGGACTGAGGTTCGACATCAAGGGACGAACAAAGTCAATCTCATCGATACGCAACAAGCTGAAAAAGCAAAACATAGAGTTCGAGGCGATCTATGACCTCTTCGCCATCCGCATCATCATCGATGCCCCCGAAGCTCGCGAACGAAGTCAGTGCTGGCAGGCGTATTCGGTCGTGACGGATATGTACCGCCCCAATCCGAACCGCCTCAAGGACTGGATATCCATCCCGAAGTCCAACGGCTATGAGTCCCTCCACATCACCGTGATGGGACCCGAAAATAAATGGGTGGAGGTACAGATACGCACCCGAAGGATGGACGAGGTGGCAGAGAAAGGGCTGGCGGCACACTGGCGGTACAAGGGGATCAAGCCCGATGCCGGTGTGGATGACTTCCTCACGAGTGTTCGCAGGGTGCTGGAGTCTAAGGAGACGAATGCAGAGGAGGCCATCAAGGACTTCAAGATGGATCTCTACGACAAGGAGATCTATGTCTTCACTCCGAAGGGAGACCTCATCAAGCTGCCCCAAGGGGCGACGGTGCTCGACTTCGCCTTTGCCATCCACAGCAAGATAGGCTCAAGGTGCGTATCGGGCAAGGTAAACGACCGCAATGTATCCATCCGTCACACGCTCCAGAATGGTGACTCGGTCTCCATCATCACATCCAACACTCAGAGCCCCAAGCCCGACTGGCTCCAGTTTGTGACCACCTCGAAGGCTCGTGTGAAGATCAAACAGCTCCTCCGCGAACAGTCCGCGAAGGCCCTCAAGGATGCCAAGGAGGAGGTACAGCGACGGATCAAAAACCGTAAGATGGAGTACGACGAGGCGACGTTCGTCAAACTCATCAAAAAGAAGGGCTTCAAGGTCATCACAGACTTCTTCCTCTCACTTTCGGAGGGCAAGTTGGACATCAACACCGTCCTCGATGATTACAAGATTGCCCTTGAGGAGCGCAACAAGGTCGTGGAGCCGACCGAACGTGAGCGTGCGGACTCGTTCGTGATGCACGCTCCGACGGACAAGGAGTCTTCGTCGCAGAGCGATGTCCTCCTCATCGACAAAAACCTCTCGGGGATCGAGTACAAGCTGGCAAAGTGCTGTAACCCCATCTTCGGAGATGAGGTCTTCGCCTTCACCTCCCAAAACGGCATACGCATCCACCGTATGGACTGTCCGAACGCTCCCGACCTCTTCGAGCGTTATGGCTATCGTATCCTCCAAGCCAAGTGGACGGGACAGAGCAAAGGTGGTTATGAGGTGCGCCTCCGCATCGTGGGACACGACGACATCAGCATCGTCAGCAACATCACGAGCCAGATCACAAAGGAAGATGCCGTCACCTTGAGAAGCTTCAAAATAGACTCGACCGACGGACTCTTCTCAAGCTACTTCACGGTCTATGTCAACAACCTCAGTGCCCTCACCGCCCTTATCAAGAGACTCCGCACCGTCAAAGGGGTCAAGCAGGTCGAGCGCATCGACGGAGCATGA
- a CDS encoding acyl-CoA dehydrogenase: MDFSKTPQEELFLQMITAFAEKEVKPLAAEIDEQERFPIETVKKMAKLGIMGIPIPTQYGGAGGTNQMYSMCVEELSRVCATTGVVVSAHTSLCCAPILEHGTEEQKMKYLPKLASGEWIGAFGLTEPNAGTDASSQQTTAVDAGDHWILNGNKIFITNAEYAHVYIIFAMTDKSLGNKGITAFIVEKDMPGFSVGKKELKMGIRGSATCELIMENCIVPKENLLGKIGGGFKVAMKTLDGGRIGIASQALGIARGAMDETVKYTKERKQFGRSLAQFQNTQFQLADLKARIDASSLLVRIAAWKKDKGMPYSLEAAEAKLYCAETAMDMTTKAVQFHGGYGYTREYPVERMMRDAKITEIYEGTSEVQRMVIAANLFK, from the coding sequence ATGGATTTTTCTAAAACTCCACAAGAAGAGCTTTTCTTGCAGATGATTACAGCTTTTGCTGAGAAGGAAGTAAAACCCCTCGCAGCAGAGATTGATGAGCAAGAGCGCTTCCCTATCGAGACCGTAAAGAAGATGGCCAAACTCGGCATCATGGGTATCCCTATCCCCACTCAATACGGTGGCGCAGGAGGTACAAACCAAATGTACTCAATGTGCGTCGAAGAGCTTAGCCGTGTATGTGCGACCACCGGTGTCGTGGTATCTGCACACACATCTCTATGCTGTGCCCCAATCCTTGAGCACGGTACAGAGGAGCAAAAGATGAAGTATCTCCCAAAACTCGCTTCGGGCGAATGGATCGGAGCTTTCGGGCTTACTGAGCCTAACGCAGGTACAGACGCTTCGTCTCAGCAAACCACTGCTGTAGATGCCGGCGACCACTGGATCCTCAATGGTAACAAGATCTTCATCACCAACGCTGAGTACGCTCACGTGTACATCATCTTCGCGATGACAGACAAGAGCCTCGGCAACAAGGGTATCACTGCCTTCATCGTAGAGAAGGACATGCCCGGCTTCAGCGTAGGCAAGAAGGAGCTCAAGATGGGTATCCGTGGCTCGGCTACTTGTGAGCTAATCATGGAAAACTGTATCGTACCCAAAGAAAACCTCCTCGGTAAGATCGGTGGTGGCTTCAAGGTAGCGATGAAGACCCTCGATGGCGGTCGTATCGGTATCGCATCTCAGGCACTCGGTATCGCTCGTGGTGCGATGGATGAGACAGTGAAGTACACCAAGGAGCGTAAGCAGTTCGGTCGTAGCTTGGCACAGTTCCAAAACACACAGTTCCAGCTCGCAGACCTCAAGGCTCGTATCGACGCCTCTTCTCTCCTCGTGCGCATCGCAGCTTGGAAGAAGGATAAGGGTATGCCATACTCTCTCGAAGCAGCAGAAGCAAAGCTATACTGCGCAGAGACAGCCATGGACATGACCACAAAGGCAGTACAGTTCCACGGCGGTTATGGTTACACCCGCGAATACCCTGTCGAACGTATGATGCGTGACGCTAAGATCACTGAGATTTATGAAGGTACCAGCGAAGTACAACGTATGGTTATTGCCGCTAACCTATTCAAGTAA